A window of the Lepisosteus oculatus isolate fLepOcu1 chromosome 14, fLepOcu1.hap2, whole genome shotgun sequence genome harbors these coding sequences:
- the LOC138242852 gene encoding zona pellucida sperm-binding protein 3-like, which translates to MYFQATAYFATAEQRLYIHSCYVTEKPDQHSQPRFPVIDNLGCMVDSKADGCLSRFVPSKQKDVLCFTIDAFLFQKKLSRKHEVTELYMHCHGCGSC; encoded by the exons atgtacttccaggccactgcctactttgccacagCGGAGCAGAGGCTGTACATCCACTCGTGTTACGTAACCGAGAAACCGGACCAGCACTCGCAGCCCCgtttccctgtgatcgataacttggg gtgcatggtggacagcaaggcagatggctgcctgtccaggtttgtcccctccaagcagaaggatgtgctctgcttcacaattgatgccttcctcttccagaagaagctgtccaggaag catgaagtgactgagctgtacatgcactgtcatggctgtggctcctgctaa